One Marinobacter panjinensis DNA segment encodes these proteins:
- a CDS encoding Tll0287-like domain-containing protein gives MAKPMITTAVLFSILSMPAMAQPPAEPTDEMVNQARSMVKAFSGSLKEALQAAIKEGGLTNGIGVCNTIAPEIAADNSNEEWTISRTSLKVRNPDNAPTDWQEMQLHAMEKQPVKNGKPVEVWQVSEAAGDPAFRYMSAIPTQELCLGCHGKSIAPEVKDKLAELYPEDKATGFSEGDLRGAFVVTRSSR, from the coding sequence GTGGCCAAACCGATGATCACAACCGCTGTTCTGTTTTCGATTCTTTCCATGCCCGCCATGGCCCAGCCGCCGGCAGAACCCACGGACGAGATGGTTAACCAGGCACGCTCGATGGTAAAAGCCTTCAGTGGCTCCCTGAAAGAGGCGCTGCAGGCTGCCATCAAGGAAGGTGGTCTCACCAACGGGATCGGCGTGTGCAATACCATTGCCCCGGAAATTGCCGCCGATAACAGTAACGAAGAATGGACCATCAGCCGGACCAGCCTGAAAGTCCGGAATCCGGATAACGCGCCAACGGACTGGCAGGAAATGCAACTTCATGCGATGGAGAAACAGCCCGTCAAAAACGGCAAGCCGGTCGAGGTCTGGCAGGTATCCGAAGCCGCCGGCGACCCTGCTTTCCGATACATGAGCGCGATCCCTACACAGGAACTTTGCCTCGGCTGTCACGGCAAATCGATCGCTCCGGAGGTGAAGGACAAACTGGCAGAGTTGTACCCTGAAGACAAAGCGACCGGATTTTCCGAAGGTGATCTGCGTGGTGCGTTCGTAGTGACCAGATCATCGCGTTAA